In the Epinephelus lanceolatus isolate andai-2023 chromosome 6, ASM4190304v1, whole genome shotgun sequence genome, one interval contains:
- the LOC117250937 gene encoding interferon-induced protein 44-like, translating to MNSMLTRSQQKTICSQLGRVKLRLLYKASIHGFTGAAFHQQCDQRGPTVSVGYNASGYVFGGYTQQPFTQSGQYVHDDQAFLFTFRGERLLKYPVTGPANAVRMIANSGPYFGEALVLVNGSKAVVYSNPGSYYNFNAAEMHGNDLNLTECEVYEVEETTELERPWRTINWESQNKKELMESIKMYKPTVSSVSQARVLLIGPVGAGKSSFFNSINSVFRGHVTSQAIAGSSTTSLTTQFRTFSVKAGREGKPLPIILCDTMGLEESRAAGLEIDDISSILKGHLPDRYQFNPSAPLHSEAHGYRKSPRLKDKIHCVVYVVDACKVSIMPTKLEEKLDAVRRKVNLMGIPQLVLLTKVDEACPLVKEDVKNIYKSGYIKEIMQEVSAQLGVPVSCVVPVKNYCEELELDLSCDVLLLSAVMQMLRFADNYFDEISDQLSSTEVKE from the exons ATGAACTCCATGCTAACCAGGAGCCAGCAGAAAACAATCTGCTCCCAGCTGGGGAGAGTGAAACTACGGCTGCTGTACAAGGCCAGCATCCATGGTTTCACCGGCGCAGCCTTCCACCAACAATGTGACCAGCGTGGTCCCACAGTGTCTGTGGGCTATAACGCCTCCGGTTATGTGTTTGGAGGCTACACCCAACAACCCTTCACTCAGTCTGGACAGTACGTGCATGATGACCAGGCCTTTCTTTTCACCTTCAGAGGAGAAAGGCTCCTCAAATATCCGGTTACTGGCCCCGCTAATGCAGTGAGAATGATAGCCAACTCTGGTCCATATTTTGGAGAAGCGTTGGTTCTTGTTAATGGAAGCAAAGCAGTTGTCTATAGCAATCCAGGAAGTTATTACAACTTCAATGCTGCAGAAATGCATGGCAACGACCTGAACCTGACTGAGTGTGAAGTCTATGAAGTCGAGG AAACCACAGAACTTGAGAGGCCATGGAGGACTATAAACTGGGAATCTCA GAACAAGAAGGAGCTGATGGAGAGTATTAAAATGTACAAACCCACAGTCAGCTCTGTGTCCCAGGCTCGGGTTCTGCTCATTGGACCAGTTGGAGCTGGAAAGTCCAGTTTCTTCAATTCTATCAACTCTGTATTCAGAGGCCACGTCACCAGTCAGGCCATCGCTGGCTCCTCTACCACCAGCCTCACAACACAG TTTCGCACCTTCTCAGTGAAAGCTGGGCGAGAGGGGAAACCTCTGCCAATCATCTTGTGTGATACCATGGGACTGGAGGAAAGCAGAGCGGCGGGGCTTGAGATCGATGACATCAGCAGCATCCTTAAAGGTCATCTGCCAGACCGTTACCAG TTCAacccctctgctcctctgcatTCGGAGGCCCACGGCTATCGTAAGTCTCCAAGGCTCAAGGACAAGATCCACTGTGTGGTCTATGTCGTTGATGCCTGCAAGGTCTCAATCATGCCCACAAAATTGGAGGAGAAGCTGGATGCTGTCCGCAGAAAGGTCAACTTAATGG gAATTCCTCAGCTGGTCCTGCTCACTAAAGTAGATGAAGCCTGCCCTTTGGTGAAAGAGGACGTGAAAAACATTTACAAGAGTGGCTACATCAAGGAAATA ATGCAGGAGGTCAGCGCTCAGCTCGGTGTGCCAGTGTCCTGTGTTGTGCCAGTGAAGAACTACTGCGAGGAGCTGGAGTTGGACCTGAGCTGCGACGTCCTGCTGCTCAGTGCTGTCATGCAGATGCTTCGCTTCGCAGACAATTACTTTGATGAGATCAGTGACCAACTCAGCAGCACCGAAGTCAAGGAATAG